TCGGATCAGATTTCCAGCTTCGTGGTTCTGACCGCCGACAACTACGGCAGATTCCGCGTGAATGATCGCCGCCTTCTCCGATGCGATCTCGGACAAGGTTTGTCCGAGATACTCCTGATGGTCAAAATCGATCTGCGTGATCGCAGCGATCTCAGCATTTGCGGCGGTCGTTGCATCGAGTCGACCACCGAGGCCCGTTTCGAGAATGGCGACTTCGCACTTTGCCTCAGCAAACGCGAAAAGAGCGATCGCTGTGATCTGTTCGAAAAAGGTTGGGAGATATTCGAGTTCACCTGATCCCAGCAGAATCTCAGCCGTCTGACGGACAACCGTCGCGTGCCGCGCAAATTCAACTTCGGTTATGTCGATGCCGTCTATACGCACTCGCTCGGTTATCGAAATGAGATGGGGCGAGGTAAATGCCCCGGTTTTGATGCCCGCCGAGACGCAAATCGAATCAAGAAATGCGCAGACTGAGCCCTTGCCGTTGGTGCCGGCGACCTGGACTTTCAGATATTTTGATTCGGGACTGTCGAGCGCGGTGAGCAGCGTCATGATGTTCTCGAGTCCGAGTTTCATTGTCGAAACCTCGTTGCCGAGCGACAGTAGGTAGGATTCTGACTCGCGAAAATTCACTTTGGTTAATTATGCCATCAACCGCCGATGGTAATTGATCTGCCCGAGATGGTAATCGAGATGAGTAGCAAGATGTACGACGAAAAACTCGGTCGTCATCGGATGGCCGAAAACATTGATCGGGTATTGTTTTTCGAGGTCGGCGGGTGTCAATTTCGAAAGTGTATCATTAACGGCCAACGCCGTTTCGTCGATCGCGGCAAGCAATACATCACGCGAAACGTCAACATCTGCAAACTCAAGATCACGGTCGCGAACATACTCTATACCGCCGAGAACTGCACCGATAAAATGCTTGAGATTGCCAACAAGGTGTAAGGTCAGGTTGCCGGCCGAATTGGAAATTTCCCCTTTCTTCTTCCAAAGGTCCTTTTCGTTTGAGTATTGCCGAACCTCAGCTTGCAATTTGCCGAGGTCGCGTTCGAATATCTGTGCAAGAACGTCAGTTAGCATATTCAGCCTGTCACTGCGGGATTCATCATAAAATCCAGCATTCGTACGATCGTCGCCTTCATTTCGCGGCGGTCAACGACGATATCGACCATACCGTGTTCGAGCAGGAATTCGCTGCGTTGAAAGCCCTTTGGGAGCTTCTGCCTGATCGTTTGCTCAATGACACGCGGCCCCGCAAAGCCGATCAGAGCCTTAGGCTCCGCCAGAATGACATCACCGAGCATCGCAAAGCTCGCCGTAACACCACCGGTAGTCGGATCTGTAAGAACGGAGATGAAAGGCAGCCTTTCCTCGTGTAGTCGGGCAAGTGCGGCGGAGATCTTGCCCATTTGCATAAGGCTCAGAGTGCCCTCCTGCATTCTGGCACCGCCCGAAGCAGAAAAGATTATTACCGCACCGCGATCCCTAACGGCGTACTCGATCAGCCGCGTTATCTTCTCACCGACGGCCGAGCCCATCGAACCGCCGATAAAGGACATATCCATTGCACCGGCGTAAACAAGGTGTCCACCGGCAAGGCCCTTGGCAGATATGATCGCCTCGGGCAATCCGGATGATGCGATCGCCTGATCTAGACGATCTGTGTATGGCTTGGAATCGACAAATCCGAGCGGATCGCCTGACGCGACCTCCTCGTCTAACTTTTCAAAACGAGCATCGTCGAAAAGATCGCGGAGTCTCCCCTCGGCGGTATACCGAAAATGGTAATCACAATGCGTGCAAACCTCGTGTGATTCCGTAAGTTCCCGCTTATAAAGCGCACTATCGCACTCCGGGCATTTAACGAAAATACCCTCGGTCTTTACTACCCTTTCTCCGTCGACCCCTTGGCCGTCTATCCTCGGACTGTCTCGGCGAAACCATGACATATATATTTGATTTGAACCAATTTCAAAGGTTATCACACGTCATTAAAGCGGTAAATGATTCGAATAGAAATTGGGACACTCGAGGTTAGTAAAAAATATATGAATGAGCCAACGTCGCCGATACGCGACGTTTAATTTACGTCTCGACTGGATTGTCAACTTGGCACCTGAAATTGCTTTGGAGTTCGAAAAGCAAATACGTGTTGTTTTCGTTTGGAACTGTCGGCGACAAGCCGATCGCCGAGGACTATGATGCCGACGGAAAGACTGATGTCGTGTTCTTTAGCACTTAAAACACGACGTGGCATTTACTAAATGGATTCACATCGGCCATTTTCAGCAGGGCAAATGATACACCGCTTCCCGATGCGTATCTCCCGGAGCCGTGTACTTTTATGAAAGTACCTTCAGCATTTGCGAATGTAGCAGGCCGTTGCTGGCGCAAATAGGCGGCGAATAGATGCTGAACGGCTTGCCGTCGTAATAGCTCAGTTGCCCGCCGGCCTCTTCGATCAGGAGTACGCCGGCGGCGACGTCCCAGGGATTTAACCCCTCTTCCCAGAAACCGTCGAATCGGCCGCACGCCACATACGCCATATCTATCGCCGCCGAGCCGTCACGGCGCACCCCTCTTGACGACAAGAGCATTTCCGTCAAGTGGCGGGCAAAATCGTTTCGATGTTTGATGTCGTAAGGAAAGCCTGTGACTATCAGAGCATCACCGAGATCCTCGCAATTCGACACACGGATCGGTTTACCATTGAGCGAAGCTCCGCCGCCGCGTTCAGCAGCAAAAAGCTCATTTCGAGTGGGGTCGAAGGTCACGCCAATGACGATCTCGCCGTCGTGCTCAAGTGCGATAGTTACGCAAAAGCACGGATATCCGTGAGCGAAATTTGTCGTCCCGTCGAGCGGGTCAATGATCCATTTCCACGTATTTTCACCGCCGATCACCACTGCGTTACCCGACTCTTCGGCCAGTATCGAGTGCCGCGGGTAATAGGACTTGATGCGTTCGATAATTAGAGCTTCGCTCGCCAGATCGGCTGCGGTGACGAGATCGATATCACCTTTTTTATGAACCGCGATGCCGCGATCAAATTTTTCGAGAAGGATTTGCCCGGCCTCGCGAGCAGTTTCGATGGCAAAATTTAGCATCCTCTAATTTCATCATTACAACACTGAAACTTCATACGTGATGCGAAAAGATCAGCGGTATGTAACGCGATGATCGCAATCACAACGTCTTTGGATTCCAAGTCAATATGACAATGCTGAATCACATTCTACCGCATAAAAATGTCAACATAATCAGCGGCGACATCACACGGATTATCTATTTGCTGCATACGCCAATATTTTCGTTTTCCCGTAATACGAAAGATCATCTCGCCCTTTCGCTCACAAGCAACCCCACCGTTGATATGGCTAATCTTGGTGATAATAGTTCCGTCGAACGTAAATTCCTTTGCCGAAATCGACGTGATAAACCCGTCAACCGTAACAAAATCGTTATTCTCGCGGCTCTTTTGCTCGCCTTTGACCGAATAGACTCCCTTATTTACCTTGACTACGGCACTTCCAAAATAGTCCCAACTGATCCACTGCAACGCGAGTTTGTGTTTTCCGGCCAACAACCTCGCGGCTGACGCACTTTTGACGGTTGTCTTTTGCTGAGCAAAGACTCCGGCCGTTAAACCTAAAATCAACAAAAACAGCACTGCAAATCGTTTCATATTATTTCCTCAGCCTACGGTCGGCTACTGCCAAAAACTCTCGCACCTGGTCATTCCAAAATACCCAATCGTGTATTCCGGGATGCTCCCGATATTCGTGTGCAATTTTTTTCTCATTCATTAATGCGAGAAATTCACGGTTGTTTGCGATCAGAAAATCTTCTGTCCCGCAAGACTGATAGATAAACGGCAAGCCCTTTATGCGTTCCGAGGTAGATTCGCGGACGATCTTGAAGATATCGTTTGAGTTGCGTGTCTCGCTACCGTCGGCGCCGTAGATCAGTTCCAGAGGCTTCCCGATATTCGACCCTGCGGTTTTTTCACTCCAGGTCGCCGCACCGAGTGCCCCGCTAAAGCTTCCGACAAGCGAGAACATTTCAGGGTACTTGAGCCCCAACTTTAATGATCCGTAACCACCCATCGACAATCCCGCGATCATCCGATGGTCGCGGTCGCCGACTACCCTGAAGTCTTTTTCGATCTCAGTGATCAATTCCTTAATAATATAGCTTTCAAATTTATCGTTAGGCACCGTGGCACTGTCGGTGTACCATCCGTTGTTGCCCTCGGCCGTGACGATCACAAAGTCGTAACCGAACGAGAACTGCTCGACATCGGTTTTGTCGATCCAGTTCTTATAATTACCGGTCAGGCCGTGAAGTAAATAGATCACCGGAAACTTCTCATTGGGCTTTGTTGAGTAATTGGCCGGTAAAATCACACGATAAGGCATATCGCGAGCCATCAGTTTACTCTTAAGCTGACGTTCTTCGACTTTATTCGATCTGGCCGCGACGACCGCCTGAGCAGTTGCCGAATTAACGAAAGCTCCTGACGCACTCAAAATAAGCGTCAGGCTCACAATAAAGTTCAACAAATGTTTTGCTCTCATTTCGCTCCCCGAATAATTATGTAAATAGCTTGCCGAACCATCCGGCGTCCTTCTCTTCGTGATCGACGATCTGTGTCAGTTCAC
This is a stretch of genomic DNA from Chloracidobacterium sp.. It encodes these proteins:
- a CDS encoding DinB family protein, coding for MLTDVLAQIFERDLGKLQAEVRQYSNEKDLWKKKGEISNSAGNLTLHLVGNLKHFIGAVLGGIEYVRDRDLEFADVDVSRDVLLAAIDETALAVNDTLSKLTPADLEKQYPINVFGHPMTTEFFVVHLATHLDYHLGQINYHRRLMA
- a CDS encoding inositol monophosphatase, translated to MLNFAIETAREAGQILLEKFDRGIAVHKKGDIDLVTAADLASEALIIERIKSYYPRHSILAEESGNAVVIGGENTWKWIIDPLDGTTNFAHGYPCFCVTIALEHDGEIVIGVTFDPTRNELFAAERGGGASLNGKPIRVSNCEDLGDALIVTGFPYDIKHRNDFARHLTEMLLSSRGVRRDGSAAIDMAYVACGRFDGFWEEGLNPWDVAAGVLLIEEAGGQLSYYDGKPFSIYSPPICASNGLLHSQMLKVLS
- a CDS encoding esterase family protein, which encodes MRAKHLLNFIVSLTLILSASGAFVNSATAQAVVAARSNKVEERQLKSKLMARDMPYRVILPANYSTKPNEKFPVIYLLHGLTGNYKNWIDKTDVEQFSFGYDFVIVTAEGNNGWYTDSATVPNDKFESYIIKELITEIEKDFRVVGDRDHRMIAGLSMGGYGSLKLGLKYPEMFSLVGSFSGALGAATWSEKTAGSNIGKPLELIYGADGSETRNSNDIFKIVRESTSERIKGLPFIYQSCGTEDFLIANNREFLALMNEKKIAHEYREHPGIHDWVFWNDQVREFLAVADRRLRK
- a CDS encoding acetyl-CoA carboxylase carboxyltransferase subunit beta — encoded protein: MSWFRRDSPRIDGQGVDGERVVKTEGIFVKCPECDSALYKRELTESHEVCTHCDYHFRYTAEGRLRDLFDDARFEKLDEEVASGDPLGFVDSKPYTDRLDQAIASSGLPEAIISAKGLAGGHLVYAGAMDMSFIGGSMGSAVGEKITRLIEYAVRDRGAVIIFSASGGARMQEGTLSLMQMGKISAALARLHEERLPFISVLTDPTTGGVTASFAMLGDVILAEPKALIGFAGPRVIEQTIRQKLPKGFQRSEFLLEHGMVDIVVDRREMKATIVRMLDFMMNPAVTG